AGCAGTTTTGAAGGTTACAAACGCGCTTTGGAGATCGCCGACAGCGACTACGTGGGGATGTGTCTTTGCACCGGCTGTTGGCTGCAAGGTGGTGACTCCATGGGCAAAGATGTTATCGAGACCATCCGGTACTTTGGGTCGCGAAACAAGCTGTTCCTGGTGCATTTCCGCAACGTTTCCGGAACCGTGCCGAAATTTGCGGAAACCTTCCTCGATGATGGTTACATGGATATGTACAAGGTTATGCAGGCGTTGGTCGAAGTGGGATACGATGGCGGACTACATGGCGATCATTGGCCTGAGATGGTGGGCGGTCCCAATGTCGGGACGGCCTACACCGTAAGTTACATAAAAGCCCTGGTGAATTCTGCACTGTCGGATGCAAGGCCTTAGGGAAAAGTTTTTTAATACTCATTTCAAAACCCCCACCTCTGCGGCTTCGCCGCTGAAAAGCAAATTCCTATCAGCAAAATCAGACAAATTGCTTCTCCATGCTTTCAATTTTCACTCCTCCCCCTAAACCCCCACCTCTGCGTCGCCGATACTAACGTAAATGTTTCCATCGTAGATCGCAATGGGACCTATCTGATGAGACACTGCCGAAAGATAGTTTTTAAAAATGGGAGCCAATTCCTTTCGCGATGTCGGCTGAAGACTAAATACGCCTGGCTCAGATTGAAATCGTGAAATCCCGTTTCTGTACAAACCTGCTTCATCCTCATAAGCATAAGAGACAAAAATATAACCGTTTTCAGGTTCTAGACAAAGGCCCGCCATACCGATCTCTCCCGCAACTTCGGGCAATTCCAATACAGGTTCAAGTTTGAAAAAATCCTCTGCGAACGTTCGAACCGTTCGGTCGTTCGATACGACCATCAGGCGTCCCCTGATTTCTGTTACAAAGTAGAGCGGGGAGTCCGGATTGGTTCCCGGATTTGGAACAAAGGCGATAGCTGTGGGGAAACGATAACCTTGAGAGTCAATTTCTAACCGGAAACCTTCAGCAACGGCGTAATCGTCTTTCCAATCAGCACCAAGATTTAAGGAAAACGAAGTTATTAGGATACAGCAGAAAACAGCTGTTGTTAATTTCTGTTTCATAGAAGGATGAGATGAGATGCTTTTTTAAGGATACTAACGTCAGGAAGTCGATTAGTAAAAGGATCTTAACAAACTTACAACTTGAGCGTCCTCACCCTAAATCGTGGAATTTGTAATCCGATTTTTGAGACGGGATCGCCGCTAATTTCATTCTTATTTTACCTGCATTTCCTCGGATGATCGACAAACCGCTTTCGCATCGGTAACCCAGTACCGATTACAATATCGATTTATAGTGCTAATCAAAAACCAACCGAAGCTGAATCGAATAGTTGGACATTTCAGTTTAGCTTCAATAGTCCAGCCTTGTAAAACATTGATCCGTACCCCGCCAAATGAAACTGTCATTTATTCTACCTTTTCTCCTCCTTACTGTTCAATACCTGGCGGCTGAAAGGCCCAACATTGTCATCGTGATGGCTGACGATCTTGGTTGGGGAGATCCACAGTGTTACCAACCGAGTTCCAAAATTCCGACGCCGGCGATGAACCGGTTGGCTGAGGAGGGAGTCAGGTTTACCGACGCCCATTCCCCTTCCTCTGTTTGCTCACCCACCCGTTACGGATTGTTAACCGGGCGGTACGCGTGGCGAACGCGCATGAAGTCTGGAGTACTTGACGGGTTTGATCCTCCGCTAATCGAGAAAGACGGTGACACTCTGGCCAGCCTTTTGAAACGAGTTGGCTACAAAACGCACTGTATAGGCAAATGGCACCTTGGACTGGAGTGGACGGCCAAAGACGGATCTACTATATGGGACCGAGACATATCAAAAGGATTTCGGCCGGGTTTCGATGTAGATTTCTCCAAGCCCTTCCGAGGAGGTCCTATCGAACGCGGATTCGATACTTTTTTCGGAATCGCTGCGTCACTGGACATGAGTCCGTATTGTTTTCTGAGGAACGACAGGGTTGTTGAAATTCCAAGCAAGCAAACAGCAGATAACCGGGATGGCCTATTCATGAACCAGGTGCCGGGCGTGACGCCAGAGGACTTTGAACTAGGGGACGTCTTGCCTCGAATAGCATCGGAGGCCGCAAAAATAATTCGCGACTCGGAAAACGACCCGATTCCGTTTTTCTGTTATGTGCCTTTTTCCGCTCCCCATCTTCCGGTCGTGCCCACACCGGAATCAATAGGTAAAAGCGAGGCCGGCAGCTATGGCGATTTTGTGGTGGCAACGGATAACGCCCTGGGCGAAATCCTCAAAGCGCTGGACGAAACCAACCAAGCCGAGAACACTTTGGTCCTGTTTACCAGCGACAACGGCGGGCTATTTCATTATTGGGATTTCCGGGCATCGGATGATGGTGGGGATGCACCAAAAACCAAACGAGGAGAGATGATCCGTCGTTACAACCACCAGAGCAACGCAAACTGGCGAGGCACAAAGGCAGACATTTATGAAGGGGGTCACAGAGTTCCATTTCTGGCCCGTTGGCCAGGCCGTTCCCTACCTGGCCGCACCATCGATGCCACGATCGAGTTAACAGATGTATTTGCAACGATTTCCGAGATCGTAGGTGAGTCCAGCAGCGGCGATTCCGGAATGGATAGCCTGTCAATTTTCCCCATAATCACAGGCAGCAACAAAGTAGTCCGACCATTCGCAGTCCATCATTCCTTGAGAGGACTATTTGCCCTTCGACGAGGTGATTGGAAACTGGTTGAGGGTCGTGGCTCCGGTGGTTTCACAGATCCAAAAACTATTCAGGAGAGCGCGCCGACTGGTCAGCTTTACAACCTGAAACTGGATCCACAAGAGACGACAAACCTCTACAATAACGAATCCGAAAAAGTGGTGGAACTCGGCAGCATCCTGCAAAGCGTGAGAGAAAGTGGCGGGGCAGACACAGCTACAAAACTAGCGCTTTCACCCGAATCCACCGCCATCAACGCTGCCACACCCAATGGTTTTTCGATAGACGTAATTGCTTCAGAGCCCACGGTCAGTCAGCCGATTTCGTTTGCCTGGGATCACCTGGGTCGCCTTTGGGTCGCTGAGTGCAACACTTACTCCGATCGCAGCCTGAACTATGACCTCACTCAATCGGATCGAATCGTCGTACTCTCAGACGAAGACAATAACGGAAGCTTCGAAACCAGGACTGTGTTCGCGGATAACTTACAACGCCTTACGAGCGTCGCCGTTGGATTTGGAGGAGTGTGGGCACTGACGTCTCCAACCATGGTTTTTTTCCCGGATGTCGACGGAGACCTGGTCCCCGATGGACCCGCGAAAATAAAACTGGATGGATTTGATCTGAAAACAACCCGCCACACCATCGTTAACGGATTAAAGTGGGGACCCGATGGTTGGCTCTACGGGCGGCACGGAATTCAATCAACTTCAGTAGTTGGAAAACCAGGCACCCCGCAAAGTGACCGCACTCGCATCAACACCGGTATCTGGCGTTATCACCCGCAAAGAGAAAAAGTAGAGTTATGGACCGAAGGGGGTACCAATCCGTGGGGACACGATTGGAACAGCGAAGGCGATCTTTTCTACATCAACACCGTAATCGGACATT
This Verrucomicrobiota bacterium DNA region includes the following protein-coding sequences:
- a CDS encoding PQQ-dependent sugar dehydrogenase, producing the protein MKQKLTTAVFCCILITSFSLNLGADWKDDYAVAEGFRLEIDSQGYRFPTAIAFVPNPGTNPDSPLYFVTEIRGRLMVVSNDRTVRTFAEDFFKLEPVLELPEVAGEIGMAGLCLEPENGYIFVSYAYEDEAGLYRNGISRFQSEPGVFSLQPTSRKELAPIFKNYLSAVSHQIGPIAIYDGNIYVSIGDAEVGV